The Anabas testudineus chromosome 14, fAnaTes1.2, whole genome shotgun sequence genome includes a region encoding these proteins:
- the LOC113169811 gene encoding lysophosphatidic acid receptor 6-like produces MKNNTLQIYNTSILDITQNYMNCNKSDNFKYPLYSSVFSLVFVVGLIFNMVAIYIFSCTLKQRNETTTYMINLVVSDSLFVLSLPFRIFYFINRVWPFGRELCKISAALFYTNMYSSIFFLTCISFDRFLAIVHPFRSQTIRTKRNAKLACSAVWIIVITASIASAFYLDTTSPNSSSQYCFENYSNKQWKSELSKVVVFICTVGFIIPFMLNVFCSVMVLRTLRKPQTISRGGSLNKAKILRMITVHLLSFCFCFIPYNVNLIFYALVRAGVLKECYIENVVRTIYPIALCLAVTNCCFDPVIYYFTSETIQSSIKHKSTVWHNGAKLFNRLQADSSQSSPTTTPKSMTERTLRANKLNNESMV; encoded by the coding sequence atgaaaaataatacGCTACAAATTTATAACACCAGTATACTGGATATAACCCAAAATTACATGAACTGCAACAAAAGCGATAATTTCAAGTACCCTCTGTACAGCTCAGTTTTCAGCTTGGTGTTTGTAGTTGGACTTATATTCAACATGGTAGccatttacattttcagctgTACACTAAAGCAGCGAAATGAGACCACGACATACATGATAAACCTTGTTGTATCAGACTCTCTCTTTGTCCTCAGCTTGCCTTTTcggattttttattttattaatcgTGTCTGGCCATTTGGAAGAGAGCTCTGCAAGATCTCTGCGGCCCTTTTCTACACCAACATGTACAGCAGCATTTTCTTCCTCACCTGCATCAGCTTTGACCGTTTCCTGGCTATTGTGCATCCATTCCGATCCCAGACAATTCGCACTAAGAGGAATGCCAAACTGGCCTGTTCTGCTGTGTGGATCATAGTTATTACTGCGAGTATAGCCTCAGCATTTTATCTGGACACCACTTCACCCAACTCTTCATCACAATACTGCTTTGAAAACTACTCCAACAAACAGTGGAAGTCTGAGCTGTCGAAGGTGGTGGTGTTTATATGCACTGTGGGCTTCATTATCCCGTTTATGCTCAATGTCTTCTGCTCGGTCATGGTTCTACGGACACTGAGAAAACCCCAAACCATCAGTCGAGGAGGAAGCCTCAACAAGGCAAAAATTTTGAGGATGATCACCGTGCATCTGCTCAgcttctgcttctgttttattcCCTACAATGTCAATCTAATTTTCTACGCCCTGGTCCGCGCAGGTGTCCTAAAGGAATGCTATATTGAAAACGTGGTTCGGACCATCTATCCCATAGCTCTCTGCTTAGCAGTGACCAACTGCTGCTTTGATCCAGTCATTTACTACTTCACTTCAGAGACCATTCAGAGCTCCATCAAACATAAGTCCACAGTATGGCACAATGGTGCCAAGCTATTCAACAGACTACAGGCAGACAGCTCACAAAGCAGTCCAACTACAACACCCAAAAGTATGACTGAGAGGACTCTGCGAGCCAACAAGTTAAACAATGAGTCcatggtttaa